From Shewanella acanthi:
TAAATTACAATAAGAGACATAGACACAAGCTATCTTATAGTTAATTGCTATAAATAAGTCGAAATATCACAGGTTAAACATCAATTTGGTTATATTGATGAATTTTTGATTGAAGTCGTACCAGAAGTACAAAAGGCGTTAAATGATTTCTTAAACACCAGAAAGCAAAAAGGCGCCAAAGGCGCCTTTTTTAGAAGCATTGCAATGGCAATTACTTCTTGCCCAGCATACCAAAACGCTTGTTGAACTTGTCGATACGACCGCCAGTGTCAACAACTTTTTGAGTGCCAGTGTAGAATGGGTGACATGCACCACAAACGTCTAAGTGCAGATCTTTACCAGCACTAGAGTTAACTTTAATCACGTTACCACAAGTACAGTTTGCAGTAATCAGTGCGTATTCTGGGTGGATACCTGGTTTCATTGGGTTTACCTCAAATTTAAGGCCATGTCGCTCTTCCAACCCGAAGTCGGACACCACATGCAGTTAATAACGATATGTTAGGGCGCAGAATGGTACAGCAACAACCCAGTGGATACAAGTAGATTATCTGAACAGCGGCAATAATTAGTTTCCCTTACCTATGCCTCTATCCCCTTGCGTCTCTAGCGTAGAATTCGGCCTTCGCTTTATCCGCATTTGGATAGCGTTTAAGGATACTGGCGCTAGGGCATACGAGGGTGGCATCTTTCTTCAACGCACTAATTTTATGTTTAAAAAAGGCTTTTGGGTTCGCATCATAAATCGCCAGCATGGCGCCATAAACATTAAGCTGCCAATCGTCCGCATAGCGGTTAGCGATTCGCCAAAGCGTTTCTTCAGCCTTAAAATTTAGCCTGCACTGCCCGTCATTGTTTACAGTGTTGCTCGCCTGAGTCGCTAAAGCCTGCTTTGCTTCATTCTCAAGCGCAATTGATTTTGCTGCATCATCAGAAGCCACAGCCGTTTTCTCAGAAGGGAAACTAAAGCCTGCTGTGGTAGCTGAACTTGACTGGGTTATCATAGCCTCAGTGACTAAAATGTCAGGCTCCCTTTTGACAGCTGCTTGAGATGATACTTTGCCGCTATGGGTAGCATGCGAACTCACTTTAGCATTAGCACCTGCGGCTTTGTCGGCAGTTGAGCGCGCCAATTCGAATAATGGCAAACTCTTAACCTCTAACCAATGGTCGACACGATATTCACGAACTGAGAGTCTTGCATTGGGGTCGGTGACATCATCCACGCCAGTCAAAAGCACCAGAAACCGGTTTAACTGTTCAGCCATCAGCTTTTCTTCGCCACTGGATTGCTGCACAACAAACTCTAGCCGAGTAATATCCTGATTATCGGTAATCACGTTTAAACGCATTTTTGGATACTTGCCCAACTCAAACATCAGCGTGTTAATGCTAACGTGTGACACCTTTGCCTGTACGGCCGCACTACAGCTTAAGACTGTGCAGACTAAAGCAAATAGTCCTAATGATTTCGTCATGTTAGTCATCTATTTATTCTCAACAATCCTTTGCTATACCGTCATTAGGACTAGCCCTTGCAAGTCGCGCTGGGTACACTAAACCCTAATCCCACTAAAGACTTGCCCTGCATATGTCACTTTTTGTTGAAGTTGCCTTACCTGTGCCTATGCGGCAAAACTTTACCTATCAGGTTACTCCCAACCAAGGCTCGCAGACGTTGCCATGCCCAGCGATTGGCACTCGGGTCAAAGTCCCCTTCGGACGCCAGCAGCTTATCGGCTTGGTTACCGCCATTACGGATCAATGTGATTTAACGCCCAAACAAATCAAATCCGTCATTGAGTTTATTGATGATGCGCCGTTATTGCCAGATTCTCTTTATAAATTAACCCTCTGGGCTGCACGATATTATTTTTGCAGCCAAGGGCAAATGCTTACCCAAGCGCTCCCCGTCGCACTGCGTAAGGGCCTAGATGCTGCGCCACAAAAACTGCAATACTGGCAAGTCACTGAAAGTGGCGAGAATATTGCCCTCGACAGCTTAAAACGCGCTCCAGCGCAGCGCAAATTACTCGAACAAATACAAAAAGCGCCCATCACCCAAGATGATGTAATCAGTTTAGAGCTCAATAAAACCGCCCTCAAAACCCTCGAGGAAAAGGGCTGGATTGAAAAGCGTGAAAAACTGGCTGAGTTGGATCTTAGCTGGCGCACGGCACTTGAACTTGATGAAACACCCCATCGCCTCAATAAAGAACAAGCGGTTGCGGTGACGATTCTAACCCAGCAGCAGGGTTACCATTGCACCCTGCTTGAGGGTGTAACAGGTTCGGGCAAAACCGAAGTCTATTTAGCCGTGCTTGAACATATCCTCAAACAGGGCAAACAGGCGCTGATTTTAGTGCCAGAGATTGGCCTCACGCCGCAAACGATTAACCGCTTTAAGCGCCGCTTTAAGGTCAGTGTCGCCGTACTGCATTCGGGCCTTACCGATAATCAGCGTTTGGAGGCTTGGCGACAGGCAAGATGTGGGCAGGCGGCGATTATCATCGGTACCCGCTCGGCGCTCTTTACGCCCATGGCCTTTCCCGGTGTGATTATCTTAGATGAAGAACACGACAGCAGCTTTAAACAGCAAGAGGGCATTGGTTATCACGCCCGCGATTTAGCGGTCATGCGCGGCCATTTAGAATCCATTCCGGTGATTTTAGGTTCGGCAACCCCGTCCTTAGAAACCCTGCAAAACGCCCTCAACGGCCGCTACCAGCATCTGCAATTGGGAGAACGAGCGGGTAACGCCAAAAAAGTACGTCAGGGGATTATCGACATTAAAAACCTGCCGTTAAAGGCGGGCATGTCGGCGCCGTTAATCAATGAAATTCGCACCCACCTACAGGCGGGCAATCAGGTATTGCTGTTCCTAAACCGCCGCGGTTTTGCACCCGCGCTGCTGTGCCACGAATGTGGTCATCTTCACGAATGCGACCGCTGCGATGCTTTTTTCACTGTACATCAATCCCTTGGAGAGATCCGCTGCCACCACTGCGGTAACCAATATGCCATCCCTCGGCAATGCCATAACTGCGGAAGTACCATGTTGATGGGGCAAGGAATTGGAACCGAGCAACTGGCAGAAGCGCTGCAGCAGGAATTCCCCGAGTATCCTGTGGTTCGTATCGATAGAGACACTACTCGCCTTAAGGGCTCACTTGAAAACCATTTGAGCGCTATTCACAAGGGGGAATACCGTATTTTGGTTGGCACTCAGATGTTGGCGAAGGGACACCATTTTCCCGATGTGACCTTGGTGGGGTTATTGGATGTCGACGGCGCACTCTTTAGCGCTGACTTTCGTGCGCCCGAACG
This genomic window contains:
- a CDS encoding FimV/HubP family polar landmark protein, with the protein product MTNMTKSLGLFALVCTVLSCSAAVQAKVSHVSINTLMFELGKYPKMRLNVITDNQDITRLEFVVQQSSGEEKLMAEQLNRFLVLLTGVDDVTDPNARLSVREYRVDHWLEVKSLPLFELARSTADKAAGANAKVSSHATHSGKVSSQAAVKREPDILVTEAMITQSSSATTAGFSFPSEKTAVASDDAAKSIALENEAKQALATQASNTVNNDGQCRLNFKAEETLWRIANRYADDWQLNVYGAMLAIYDANPKAFFKHKISALKKDATLVCPSASILKRYPNADKAKAEFYARDARG
- the priA gene encoding primosomal protein N'; amino-acid sequence: MSLFVEVALPVPMRQNFTYQVTPNQGSQTLPCPAIGTRVKVPFGRQQLIGLVTAITDQCDLTPKQIKSVIEFIDDAPLLPDSLYKLTLWAARYYFCSQGQMLTQALPVALRKGLDAAPQKLQYWQVTESGENIALDSLKRAPAQRKLLEQIQKAPITQDDVISLELNKTALKTLEEKGWIEKREKLAELDLSWRTALELDETPHRLNKEQAVAVTILTQQQGYHCTLLEGVTGSGKTEVYLAVLEHILKQGKQALILVPEIGLTPQTINRFKRRFKVSVAVLHSGLTDNQRLEAWRQARCGQAAIIIGTRSALFTPMAFPGVIILDEEHDSSFKQQEGIGYHARDLAVMRGHLESIPVILGSATPSLETLQNALNGRYQHLQLGERAGNAKKVRQGIIDIKNLPLKAGMSAPLINEIRTHLQAGNQVLLFLNRRGFAPALLCHECGHLHECDRCDAFFTVHQSLGEIRCHHCGNQYAIPRQCHNCGSTMLMGQGIGTEQLAEALQQEFPEYPVVRIDRDTTRLKGSLENHLSAIHKGEYRILVGTQMLAKGHHFPDVTLVGLLDVDGALFSADFRAPERFGQLYTQVAGRAGRANKPGTVLLQTHQSDNPILRDLLHRGYGEFARSQLQERQMALLPPAWHMVLVRAEAHSALDADNFLNAFAALLPQDKEFEVIGPMPAPLDRKAGKFRRQLMFQAKHRNRLQQEFERIYPLVEQLPEAKRCRWSLDRDPQDLL
- the rpmE gene encoding 50S ribosomal protein L31 — encoded protein: MKPGIHPEYALITANCTCGNVIKVNSSAGKDLHLDVCGACHPFYTGTQKVVDTGGRIDKFNKRFGMLGKK